GTGCCGGCTCGTTTTGCGGGTCTTCTTTTGAAATGTGTGAAGCACATAAACCGCATCGCGAAACTTAGCGACATAGACTACTCGCCACTCGCTCAATACGTGGATACGGATTTCTTTAACGCCTGGGCCGATCATCGGCATTGGTTTCCAATCACTTGGTTCGAGTCCGTTTTGAACTGCCCGGAGTTCGAAGCCTACCGCCCGGCGCGCTTCATCCGGGAAATTCCGCAGATCGTCCAGACTCGATCCTAAAAATCTAAGAGGCTTCATAGGGGTTACTACGTTCCTCAAAGTTGATCCTTTGGATGACTCAGGTGCGTCCTGTACGCCGGAGGTTCTACAATTCCGTGCAGGCAGTTAGCAGACCTGCATCCTGACCATAACCACTGACTCTGGGCAGAGGCCTTATACCTATTAATCCTCGTAGGTACGTCCTCGTTGACGACGCTTACAGACATTCAATTATCACCATATCATCCGTCCCTAGCCCTTAACGGAGGAGGATTCTCCGAGGGGTTCTCCTGTTGCCATTTGAACCCAATTCGGTACATTATCCGCAGGGCTTCGCACCCCGTCATCAGCGCAACGGTAGCACGCCTGCGTAGGAACCGGCAGGAACATGCCGGGTATTCCAGGTCTTACCTGAGTACACTCAATTTTGCGACATCGTGTCGCAAGCTAACGATAGAGCTAAGCTGCGTCAAAACCGCCCATCCAAAACAAACCAAATGTTAAATTAACAATCAGAACCTACTAAACGCTCAAATCTAAAATTCACGCACGCGGTTTTGACGTCAGCTTCAGTGACTTGTTAAGCTCAGGTATAATATTATCTGAAAAGTTGAGGATGACTTCCTGTACGATAAAGAACAAGTTCATCATCCTCTATCGCGTAAATCAGAATCCAATCAGGTTC
The sequence above is drawn from the bacterium genome and encodes:
- a CDS encoding type II toxin-antitoxin system RelE/ParE family toxin, with amino-acid sequence MKPLRFLGSSLDDLRNFPDEARRAVGFELRAVQNGLEPSDWKPMPMIGPGVKEIRIHVLSEWRVVYVAKFRDAVYVLHTFQKKTRKTSRHDIDLACQRYRQMGGNL